From the candidate division WOR-3 bacterium genome, the window TTGCCAATTTTCTTCGGAAAAGACAAAAAGGGTGAGATACTTTACGCCCAGTTCCCCACAAGTCCTCACCACCTCCTTTACAGAATTTACCCCTTCCCGATGTCCAAAAACTCTCGGCAAGCCTCTTTTCCTTGCCCAGCGCCCATTCCCATCCATAATGATAGCGATATGCTTGGGGATATTATTCATTTTCAAAAAGTTAAAGGGAGAAAGGGATTAAGAATTGGTAATTAGGTCTCTAATATTTCTTTCTCTTTTTTCTTGACCAATTCGTCAACCGATTTTATCAATTCGTCGGTAATCTCTTGGATTTTTTTTAAGCCGATTTTCGCATCATCCTCAGAAATTTCCTTATCCTTCTCCTTCTTTTTTATCTCCTCGTTGGCATCTCGCCGGATGTTTCGGATCGCCACTTTTGTCTCCTCTCCCAAACGAGAGACTAACTTTATCAACTCCTTTCTCCTCTCCTCCGTTAGCGGGGGAATGGGAATCCGGATGACATTCGCTTCCACCTGAGGATTCAATCCCAATTCCGCCTTCCGGATCGCTTTCTCAATTTCCGGAATCGCACCCTTATCCCAAGGTTGGATGAGTAAAAGTTTCGGCTCGGGTGTGACAATAGAAGCAATCTGTTTCAGAGGGACAATTGTATTGTAATAATTTACCTTAA encodes:
- the frr gene encoding ribosome recycling factor, producing the protein MLEDIYKITREKMQKTLDLFAGELSRIRTSRANPALLDGIKVNYYNTIVPLKQIASIVTPEPKLLLIQPWDKGAIPEIEKAIRKAELGLNPQVEANVIRIPIPPLTEERRKELIKLVSRLGEETKVAIRNIRRDANEEIKKKEKDKEISEDDAKIGLKKIQEITDELIKSVDELVKKKEKEILET